A part of Solicola gregarius genomic DNA contains:
- a CDS encoding M20 family metallo-hydrolase, with product MSSEAFLRDFHHVATIGATAHDGVERQAATADDGRTRTWFAGWMRDAGRPVAVDGIGNMFGLYEWNPGASYVVVGSHLDSQPLAGRFDGAYGVLAAMHAAERIDERLAGAIPAYNLAVVNWFNEEGSRFQPSIMGSSVYTGLFDRDAMLDVTDPDGVTVRKALADIGFLGTDEAPSAASYAEIHIEQGRRLERESIDIGLVESSWYTQKLDIDVLGEQSHTGATAMADRHDALVAASRIVLMVHDVTEDFEPETLVSSVGQLFVEPNSPIVVARRVHLVADLRSGDPETVNAARAALVRQVEELARASSLTINVRDFDIRPIRYFREDGIALAARVTDRLGYSSRRLPTMAGHDSVALNTAVPAVMLFIPSVDGVSHCEREFSTDAAMVRGVDVLTDVAYELVHGALAGDDER from the coding sequence ATGAGCAGCGAGGCGTTCCTGCGGGACTTCCACCACGTCGCGACTATCGGCGCGACCGCGCATGACGGTGTCGAGCGGCAGGCCGCGACCGCCGACGACGGCCGGACGCGTACGTGGTTCGCCGGCTGGATGCGTGACGCCGGCCGCCCGGTCGCGGTTGACGGCATCGGCAACATGTTCGGGTTGTACGAGTGGAATCCCGGCGCATCGTACGTCGTGGTGGGCTCGCATCTCGACAGCCAGCCCCTCGCCGGACGGTTCGATGGTGCATACGGCGTGCTCGCGGCGATGCACGCGGCGGAGCGCATCGACGAGCGGCTCGCAGGCGCCATACCCGCATACAACCTCGCGGTCGTGAACTGGTTCAACGAGGAGGGCAGCCGGTTCCAGCCGAGCATCATGGGCAGCTCGGTCTACACCGGGCTCTTCGACCGCGACGCGATGCTCGACGTCACCGATCCCGACGGCGTGACCGTACGAAAGGCGCTGGCCGACATCGGGTTCCTCGGCACCGACGAAGCGCCGTCGGCCGCCAGCTACGCAGAGATCCACATCGAGCAGGGTCGCCGACTGGAGCGCGAGAGCATCGACATCGGCCTGGTCGAGAGCAGCTGGTACACCCAGAAGCTCGATATCGACGTGCTCGGCGAGCAGTCACACACGGGCGCGACCGCGATGGCCGACCGTCATGATGCGCTCGTCGCCGCGTCCAGGATCGTCCTGATGGTGCACGACGTCACCGAGGACTTCGAACCCGAGACCCTCGTTTCATCGGTCGGGCAGCTGTTCGTGGAGCCGAACTCACCGATCGTGGTCGCCCGTCGCGTGCACCTCGTCGCCGACCTACGCTCCGGCGACCCGGAGACGGTCAATGCCGCGCGTGCGGCTCTCGTGCGTCAGGTCGAGGAGCTCGCTCGGGCAAGCAGCCTGACGATCAACGTACGCGACTTCGACATCCGCCCGATCCGCTACTTCCGCGAGGACGGTATCGCGCTGGCCGCCCGTGTGACCGACCGTCTCGGTTACTCCTCGCGCCGGCTACCGACCATGGCCGGCCACGACTCGGTCGCACTGAACACCGCGGTGCCCGCGGTGATGCTGTTCATCCCGAGCGTCGACGGCGTCTCGCACTGCGAGCGGGAGTTCTCGACCGACGCCGCGATGGTCCGGGGCGTCGACGTACTGACCGACGTCGCGTACGAGCTCGTGCACGGCGCATTGGCGGGTGACGACGAGCGATGA
- a CDS encoding DUF3311 domain-containing protein — protein sequence MSQRSFRTLFVVICVITFVPVMFPVFEIANRATPIVAGLPFGFFWVVLWVVIIAICVALLYRVDPDNRGTEED from the coding sequence ATGAGTCAGAGATCGTTCCGGACGTTGTTCGTGGTGATCTGCGTCATCACGTTCGTACCGGTGATGTTTCCGGTCTTCGAGATCGCCAACCGGGCCACGCCCATCGTCGCCGGACTCCCGTTCGGCTTCTTCTGGGTCGTGCTCTGGGTCGTGATCATCGCGATCTGCGTCGCGCTGCTCTATCGCGTCGATCCCGACAACCGAGGCACGGAGGAGGACTGA
- a CDS encoding amidase: MTDLHLLDATAALGLFRAKELSPVELMRAVIERHEHVGAPINAYTETMFDEALDAARDAEARYQQGVERPGLLGLPVATKEKHMLAGRSLSQGLTFRRDDVSDVTHPVVERIRRAGGIVHARTTSPEYSCATVTHSPLWGVTRNPWNLDYSPGGSSGGSGAALAAGFTPLATASDIAGSTRVPAAFTGTVGYKAPYGRIPGVRPLSADPYRGDGPMARTIADAALLANVMLGRDPDDHSSIWPDITIPVRADVADLRIALCMRLGDYRVTTEVEQHTYAVARALADAGAVVEDVELPWSSRAIAETAFTHFGHILGPAMEDETAGHEAELAEYTRRFIADARAAAERNRFVDGLRAETRLQSELATAMRGFDALICPTSCTPALAADGDYLDGIDIDGVHLEHYWESHLTLPFNIANRCPVLAVPSGVASTGVPTGVQIVGHPYDDASVFRVGAALEQFRPRGNNHPDIESLR; this comes from the coding sequence ATGACCGACCTTCATCTACTCGACGCCACGGCAGCACTGGGCCTGTTCCGGGCAAAGGAACTGTCGCCGGTCGAGCTGATGCGCGCGGTGATCGAGCGGCATGAACACGTCGGCGCACCGATCAACGCGTACACCGAAACGATGTTCGACGAAGCACTCGACGCCGCACGCGACGCCGAGGCGCGTTACCAGCAAGGCGTCGAGCGGCCAGGCCTCCTTGGACTTCCGGTTGCCACCAAGGAGAAGCACATGCTCGCCGGGCGTAGCCTCTCGCAGGGGCTGACGTTTCGGCGCGACGACGTCAGCGATGTGACGCACCCCGTCGTCGAGCGCATCCGACGCGCAGGCGGCATCGTGCACGCGCGTACGACCTCACCCGAGTACAGCTGTGCGACCGTCACGCACAGCCCGCTGTGGGGAGTCACCCGCAACCCGTGGAACCTCGACTACTCGCCGGGCGGCTCGTCCGGCGGGTCGGGCGCAGCGCTGGCCGCGGGGTTCACGCCGCTGGCCACTGCGTCCGACATCGCCGGGTCGACGCGCGTACCTGCCGCCTTCACCGGCACGGTCGGCTACAAGGCGCCGTACGGGCGCATCCCGGGCGTGCGGCCCTTGTCGGCAGACCCGTACCGCGGCGACGGGCCGATGGCACGGACGATCGCCGATGCCGCACTCCTCGCGAACGTCATGCTGGGTCGCGATCCGGACGACCACAGCTCGATCTGGCCCGACATCACGATCCCGGTACGCGCAGACGTCGCCGACCTGCGTATCGCGCTGTGCATGCGCCTCGGTGACTACCGGGTCACCACCGAGGTCGAGCAGCACACGTACGCTGTCGCGCGCGCCCTCGCCGACGCCGGGGCGGTCGTCGAGGACGTCGAGCTGCCGTGGAGCTCCCGTGCGATCGCGGAGACCGCCTTCACGCACTTCGGCCACATCCTCGGCCCGGCGATGGAGGACGAGACCGCGGGTCATGAGGCGGAGCTCGCGGAGTACACCCGACGGTTCATCGCCGACGCGCGTGCGGCCGCGGAACGCAACAGGTTCGTCGACGGCCTTCGTGCCGAGACGCGCCTGCAGTCCGAGCTCGCGACGGCGATGCGCGGGTTCGATGCGTTGATCTGTCCGACGTCGTGTACGCCTGCCCTGGCTGCCGACGGCGACTACCTGGACGGCATCGACATCGACGGCGTTCATCTCGAGCACTACTGGGAGTCGCACCTGACATTGCCGTTCAACATCGCCAACCGGTGTCCCGTGCTCGCCGTCCCGAGCGGCGTCGCGTCGACCGGTGTACCGACCGGCGTGCAGATCGTCGGCCACCCGTACGACGACGCGAGCGTGTTTCGTGTGGGTGCCGCGTTGGAGCAGTTTCGACCACGGGGGAACAACCATCCCGACATCGAATCCTTGAGGTGA